Proteins from a genomic interval of Falco rusticolus isolate bFalRus1 chromosome 7, bFalRus1.pri, whole genome shotgun sequence:
- the PPCDC gene encoding phosphopantothenoylcysteine decarboxylase isoform X1, with product MDPPQLSSRAPPLPSVLPGPTEDEMQNTVVMSLVFPKQVARSQFSAGLNLHKASEENQFSSTAALVKRALETTGKAQHFSHTSFLGFISFYVNFHLSTSGGTASAGMPRRRVPNSHVGGWLWCEVPTGSLAEQVSDGRWAPPPHPWGAPAWFRGASLPPHPSTGANGSLSQLSMPPWRAEGKRCSLACASKEQPPSRIGGASLEGEAPGVMGKPQTKEGIMPKMSCRWQEPLGIRKAEAGVSKAGGFAPKNLPASAADGHLPGGAACLLLCQLLPACIEPVSTAATCVWEELMGVTAGMGGLGVFCMFFGLQMC from the coding sequence ATGGACCCCCCTCAGCTGAGCTCCAGGGCTCCCCCTCTCCCGAGTGTCCTGCCAGGCCCCACAGAGGATGAAATGCAAAACACCGTGGTTATGAGTTTGGTTTTTCCCAAGCAGGTAGCAAGATCTCAGTTCTCTGCTGGTCTCAATCTGCACAAAGCTTCAGaggaaaatcagttttcttccaCTGCAGCTCTAGTGAAAAGGGCTTTGGAAACGACCGGCAAAGCGCAACACTTTTCTCATAcctcttttcttggttttatctcattttatgttaattttcaCCTTTCCACGAGTGGTGGGACTGCCTCCGCAGGCATGCCCAGGCGACGGGTGCCCAACAGTCATGTAGGCGGATGGCTGTGGTGCGAGGTGCCCACAGGCTCTTTGGCAGAGCAGGTCTCTGATGGCAGATGGGCTCCTCCACCCCATCCTTGGGGGGCACCCGCGTGGTTCAGGGGTGCCTCTttgcctccccaccccagcactggAGCCAACGGATCCCTATCTCAGCTCAGCATGCCTCCCTGGAGGGCAGAAGGGAAGCGATGCTCCCTGGCCTGTGCCAGCAAGGAGCAGCCACCCAGCCGGATCGGTGGGGCGAGCTTGGAAGGAGAGGCCCCAGGGGTGATGGGGAAGCCGCAGACGAAGGAGGGGATCATGCCCAAGATGAGCTGTCGTTGGCAAGAGCCCCTTGGAATTAGGAAGGCCGAGGCAGGTGTTTCCAAGGCAGGCGGGTTTGCTCCAAAAAACCTCCCAGCTTCTGCGGCAGATGGCCACCTTCCCGGCGGGGCAGCTtgcctgctcctctgccagctcctgcccgcATGCATTGAACCCGTGTCAACGGCGGCCACATGTGTTTGGGAGGAGCTGATGGGTGTCACCGCAGGAatgggggggttgggggtattttgcatgttttttggGTTACAAATGTGTTAA